One Bemisia tabaci chromosome 4, PGI_BMITA_v3 genomic window, CTGTATCTGATCGATCAAAAACCGAAGACATTCTGGTCCTCATTAGTGAAAAATCCGCACCCAACCAAGACCTTAGCGAGGAGAATCAGCAAGacgaccctggtaaaaatgtcTCTCCAGAGGTAAAATGCACCTCCACGTCAAGATCGAAACCAGGATCGGAAAGGAATGTGCTGCAACAAAACCGGTGCGCTGAGACTCAATGTAATCTATCCTCAGGCCATGAGAGATCTTCGAGTTCTCGGGAGGATGTCGATGGGTGCGATGAATGGAGCCAAGAGGGCTCAATTGAGCTGAATGAAAGTTCGAATTACCCGGAGTCTCTTTGGGTGGACGGAACTTTGCAAATGCCGAATCGTCGAAAGGCGTCACAGAAAGACCTGAATAAACGATGCGTCAAAATTCAGTGTAATATACCACAAAGCTCCCCAAGCTCAAAGCCAACTCGCCAATTTGAGGCTCGCAGCAAGTCTTATAGTCCACCGAAGAGCACATCGGAACATGATTTATCTAGCAGTCGTTTTTTTGAAGCTTTTCCCGCATTATCCGACATGGGTAAATCACGAATGACGGAGAATCTGTCTAATTTATCGGAGAGGGAATCGGTTGCCTCGAGCACTCAAATAATTATCGAAGAGAAAATCCTCGTGAGAAGCACGAATAAAATGAACGATAAAATGACTGTAAAAGATGACAAATGCACTCTATCTACCAATATCTTATCAAATATTCGGGATCTTCTGATCGGAACTTTCAGCGATTCATCGTCAATGCACGAGGATAGTTGCGGAAGGCCCCTGGTTGATTCAATTTTGTCCCCAACTGTGCCGTGTCCCGACCAAAAAGTTGGCGATGATTCCATACCTCAAAAAAGTAAGATACAAAATCAGCTTTTCGAGTTGGAGGAACAGCCGTCAATGGTAGCGTCTGAATGCGCATGCTCTTTACAGTCCGATAGGGACCGCTGTCATGGCCTTGGCTCATTGGTCAAGCAATCCGCGCCACCGACCACTATTTTTGACCGGAGAAAAAATCCCTCATCGCCCAAAAAGTCCCGATCGATGTTCGATGGCATTAATGTAAGCTACGATAGCATTTTCAAAATCCGCATGTTGAATTGCAAATCAAACGACTCTCATGTTTCTGAAGATGGAGCAGTTTGTTTGGATGATAGATGGATCGGGTCATACAAAGATGATAATGATGCCCAAACTCACGAGAACACAATATCGCAAAAATCAAGGAGTGCCATCAACTCACGCTCTCTCCCAGAACTCATTCGTAGCAAAGATAGAGGGTATATAGCCGAGAGAACTCAGTCTCGAACATTAGAATGCAGAGAAAAGGGAAGCACGCGGCCTCAAGGCTCGAGTAAAACTGATGTTAATTTTGCTCCAGTGTTCCTTCGAGAAGCTGACAGGAGAACACGATGTCCTAGTATTAGTTCTGAAGATGTGAGCGGACAAGCATTTTGTCTGTATACTCTCTCTGTGGTAGACATGGGTGTTGGTCGTCGTTCGCGAAGTGTGGACGCTATCCTCAAAAAAAGAACAGTCTTATCCAACACAGTGGAAAAAGCTTCCACCCCTGGATGAAAGAAGGATCATGTTCCGGCAGTGAGGTTGGCTCTGActtctgttttgaaaatgatcCCGGTGCATTAACCGGTGAAAGCTCCCATTTCGATCCCCATCCATGCCACGAACACCGCACGAATTTTCGAAGCGAAAGTTGCTCCTGTTCGCCATGGGGAAAGACCGCTTCAAATTTATGCATTCACAATAGCTCCCACACACAACCTTGTCCCAAGAAGAGCTCCTGTCTAGGCTGTGGACAAGAATCAAATTCCTGTAGCGACAATCGTTTTCTCTTGCGATTCATAAATGAGTCATTCGCCCCCAGTGAGATTGATTCGCACCCCTGCATCGACAATCACCTTGAGGACGAGTCTTATCCATGCCGAGAGGGTTGCTCTTGTGTTCCGAACCAGGATGACTGCCAACCCTGCACCTTGCCGTGCAGTGAAGATGGCTCTCCGCTGCGCTCTCGGTCAGGCGAAGAGGACCTTTCACATTCGTGCTTTGAGCTCTGTTCGGACAAGCTAGAGTCGTTACCTAAGTCTAATGGACCGAGCCAATTCAACCCAGCTGAGAGGACAGAATGTTATCCGGCGTCAAACCAGATTGACGTGGAGATCGGACATCGGGCCTTGATGTCGACAGAGGTTGTTTGCTATGGCCACCCGAACCCCTACACATCCTGCAATTCAATAGCGAAGTCTACCTTCGTTTTCACCATGGCAATCGCCTCCATCGTCACCTTCTTCGTTGGAATGCTGTTTTGGCGTTTACATAGTGAGCGCTATAACTAGGTATAGATTATTTTCAAGGTTGAAAACCATCAAAAATAGGTTACTTTTTCTGCTTGCAGAAAATGATTTACTTAGACTGTTGTAATTATTGtacttttaattatttctaCTCGTGACTACTTTGTCATGACCAATATATTTGTTTGCAGTGTGTTTACCTAATGTGCAGGAAAATCCGGCAATACCTATGCGGGCGAATTTTTAAAGTGTGAAATACACTgaggtcaaaaatattttacttttatttttaaaggagagacAAGTCAAATATGGGAATTTTCATAGCTAATTCTTTTATTTGTAATGCATTAACGCTTCAAAAGTATAATTATCCATAGGGCCCGAAATCTCTCAATTGACTTCCCGAGGAAAACCGAAACGAGTCCCACAAAGGCAGCCTCCTTTTTTCTCAACTTGATGTTACCTTAGGTGATCCTATCAGTTTCATTCCGCAAAAGCGCCTTGCTTCAAAGCACATGGTAGTTTGAGCTGCGTGCAAATAAAtgcaagaaaattattttcctcattAACGAAAAATGTTGTGTTCATTAAAACTGAATGTAAATAATTTAA contains:
- the LOC140224488 gene encoding uncharacterized protein; this encodes MRRGSNSHHRTGSNEELISQGNNALCEENKVTEDVASFQRCPSKDKTNASEIIETYGEDELRDGTLSCEADISNASEIQTSESKECMGTVQSKRQFIHLPFDKQKSSETHHLQASTEENTDCAILGNLIASTNEKCVSADTLDTKHCLISPSLGRSVTEEESAHYSSLSHSPTVAGTTASVSPCMLLNDPENRLKSAGSENGGSSTASRGVEPEHKLIMRTSSVEILRRVKPENSSAKSRVFVIQPSFKQVVNPVSDRSKTEDILVLISEKSAPNQDLSEENQQDDPGKNVSPEVKCTSTSRSKPGSERNVLQQNRCAETQCNLSSGHERSSSSREDVDGCDEWSQEGSIELNESSNYPESLWVDGTLQMPNRRKASQKDLNKRCVKIQCNIPQSSPSSKPTRQFEARSKSYSPPKSTSEHDLSSSRFFEAFPALSDMGKSRMTENLSNLSERESVASSTQIIIEEKILVRSTNKMNDKMTVKDDKCTLSTNILSNIRDLLIGTFSDSSSMHEDSCGRPLVDSILSPTVPCPDQKVGDDSIPQKSKIQNQLFELEEQPSMVASECACSLQSDRDRCHGLGSLVKQSAPPTTIFDRRKNPSSPKKSRSMFDGINVSYDSIFKIRMLNCKSNDSHVSEDGAVCLDDRWIGSYKDDNDAQTHENTISQKSRSAINSRSLPELIRSKDRGYIAERTQSRTLECREKGSTRPQGSSKTDVNFAPVFLREADRRTRCPSISSEDVSGQAFCLYTLSVVDMGVGRRSRSVDAILKKRTVLSNTVEKASTPG